The following coding sequences lie in one Oceaniferula marina genomic window:
- a CDS encoding CvpA family protein — protein sequence MNFQELGLTEIIAICILALAVVGFLKGLFRTVSALICLGIAGYAALWGNEHAHDFTASWTHAIPAIWAPKIVALATGLVVFFVCRYLLNFLVDPFDDSQTGRKIGFGLPAAALSLVAGLVLLWLACTGIRYASSLSELRDVQRMLSVDQAAEVEHTSVLLLRAQRAIDDSSLGLWQRKSDPFYHSDKLPLSKLLILYHHEPSRVELLKNRSVSQFLNQPEFIKLAYSPELKHYAQSGKPRDVYNAKATQEALTNESLMQQFQQLDLDKLRSTYAQSSP from the coding sequence ATGAACTTTCAGGAGCTGGGGCTAACCGAAATCATCGCCATCTGCATCCTGGCTCTGGCCGTGGTCGGCTTTTTGAAAGGACTGTTCCGAACGGTCTCCGCCCTGATCTGCCTCGGCATTGCCGGCTACGCCGCTCTCTGGGGTAATGAGCATGCGCACGACTTCACCGCTTCCTGGACCCACGCCATCCCCGCCATCTGGGCACCCAAAATTGTCGCCCTCGCCACCGGACTGGTGGTTTTTTTCGTCTGCCGCTACCTGCTCAACTTTCTGGTCGACCCCTTCGACGACTCCCAAACCGGCAGAAAAATCGGCTTCGGCCTCCCGGCTGCGGCACTCAGCCTGGTCGCGGGCCTGGTCCTGCTTTGGCTTGCATGCACCGGCATCCGCTACGCCTCCTCCCTCTCCGAGTTGCGTGATGTCCAACGCATGCTCAGCGTCGATCAGGCAGCAGAAGTCGAACACACCTCGGTACTCCTGCTCCGGGCCCAACGGGCGATCGATGACAGTTCTCTCGGCCTCTGGCAACGCAAATCCGATCCCTTTTACCACAGCGACAAACTTCCTCTCAGCAAGCTGCTCATCCTCTACCATCACGAACCAAGTCGGGTTGAGCTCCTCAAAAACCGAAGTGTCAGCCAGTTCCTCAACCAGCCTGAGTTCATCAAACTCGCATACAGCCCAGAACTCAAACACTACGCCCAAAGCGGGAAACCCCGAGACGTTTACAACGCCAAAGCCACCCAAGAGGCTCTGACAAACGAATCCCTGATGCAACAATTCCAACAACTTGACCTCGACAAACTCAGGTCAACATATGCACAATCTTCACCATAA
- the ccoN gene encoding cytochrome-c oxidase, cbb3-type subunit I translates to MNTPSNAATTTIVYDDKTVRHFLTASVIFGIVGMLVGVIAAFQLNFWQMNGKFLEWLTFGYFKTEGVDLITFGRLRPLHTNAVIFAFVGNMMFAGVYYSTQRLCKCRTASDLLSKIHFWGWQAIIVSAVITLPAGFTRGKEYAELIWPINIAVALIWVVFAVNFFWTLAKRNEPSLYVALWFYIATILTVAMLYIVNHLSIPTSLTHSYPVFAGVQDGLVQWWYGHNAVAFFLTTPILGIMYYFMPKAAERPVYSYRLSIIHFWALVFIYIWAGPHHLLNTALPEWLQQLGMLFSLMLWAPSWGGMLNGLLTLRGAWDKLRTDHVIKFFVVAITFYGMATFEGPLLAIKSVNALSHYTDWTVGHVHSGTLGWNGFMAAGMFYWLAPRLWKNNKGPNGESVLWSNSWANMHFWLGTVGILLYISSMWASGIMEGLMASATNEAGTLLKYPNFVQIIQSKHILLLFRGIGGGFYLIGFIMCGINLWKTARMGKATEVSVEVPVARDPETDSIGAFRMLFRNEPLTYIFWILVFLLLWIFLPKGMDIGAFAMIVVLSLQTIWIFRKDTNSWVKLYDSLEKNWVPFTILVFFAAAIGGAAQIIPTVIAQKGEYVDERVQKLYTPLELAGRDIYIAEGCYNCHSQMIRMLPGDIMRYGDYSRIGESIYDHPFQWSSKRTGPDLAREGGPRDKDGNYKPIRSDGWHYNHMMDPRETSEGSIMPAYPWLAEKETDIDALPKKISIQVNWLGVPYEAMTAHEIKDKAYKQGLDIAKGLVASGVLLPEDLDSMDSEAKIAEELSKRQIVALIAYLQKLGQYDLVDPSQKKATPALVDPDRKHPNIAPQTEPSADDSE, encoded by the coding sequence ATGAACACACCGTCCAATGCCGCTACCACAACGATCGTCTACGACGATAAAACCGTGCGACACTTCCTCACAGCCTCTGTCATTTTCGGCATTGTCGGCATGCTTGTCGGCGTGATTGCCGCCTTCCAGCTCAATTTCTGGCAGATGAACGGCAAGTTCCTCGAGTGGCTGACTTTTGGATACTTTAAAACCGAAGGCGTGGATCTGATCACCTTCGGCCGCCTGCGCCCCTTACACACCAACGCGGTGATCTTTGCCTTTGTTGGCAACATGATGTTTGCCGGTGTCTATTACTCAACCCAACGGCTATGCAAATGCCGGACTGCCTCGGATCTTTTATCGAAAATCCACTTCTGGGGCTGGCAGGCGATCATCGTCTCGGCCGTCATCACCCTGCCCGCCGGATTCACCCGGGGCAAGGAATACGCCGAACTGATCTGGCCGATCAACATCGCCGTCGCCCTGATCTGGGTGGTTTTTGCAGTGAACTTTTTCTGGACCTTGGCCAAGCGCAACGAGCCCAGCCTCTATGTCGCCCTTTGGTTCTACATTGCGACCATCCTGACCGTCGCGATGCTCTACATCGTCAACCACCTCTCCATCCCCACTTCGCTGACCCACTCCTACCCGGTCTTCGCCGGCGTGCAAGACGGCTTGGTTCAATGGTGGTATGGCCATAATGCGGTCGCCTTCTTCCTGACGACGCCGATCCTCGGCATCATGTATTATTTCATGCCGAAAGCGGCCGAGCGTCCGGTGTATTCCTATCGTCTTTCCATCATTCACTTCTGGGCTCTGGTCTTCATTTATATCTGGGCTGGCCCGCACCACCTGCTCAACACAGCCCTTCCCGAGTGGCTTCAACAACTCGGCATGCTCTTCTCGCTGATGCTCTGGGCCCCATCCTGGGGTGGTATGCTCAACGGCTTGCTCACCCTGCGCGGCGCCTGGGACAAACTCCGCACCGACCACGTCATTAAGTTCTTTGTGGTCGCCATCACATTCTACGGCATGGCCACATTCGAAGGCCCGCTGCTTGCCATCAAATCCGTCAACGCCCTGTCCCACTACACCGACTGGACCGTCGGCCACGTGCATTCAGGCACCCTTGGATGGAACGGCTTTATGGCCGCCGGTATGTTCTACTGGCTCGCCCCACGCCTTTGGAAAAACAACAAAGGACCGAACGGCGAAAGTGTGCTCTGGAGCAACAGCTGGGCCAACATGCACTTCTGGTTGGGTACCGTCGGTATCCTGCTTTACATCTCCTCGATGTGGGCCTCCGGTATCATGGAGGGCCTGATGGCCAGCGCCACCAACGAAGCCGGCACCCTGCTGAAATACCCCAACTTCGTGCAAATCATCCAGTCCAAGCACATCCTGCTGCTGTTCCGCGGAATCGGTGGAGGCTTCTACTTGATTGGCTTCATCATGTGCGGCATCAACCTCTGGAAAACCGCCCGCATGGGTAAAGCCACCGAAGTCAGCGTGGAGGTTCCGGTTGCCCGCGACCCGGAAACCGACTCCATCGGAGCTTTCCGCATGCTGTTCCGCAACGAGCCGCTGACCTACATCTTCTGGATTCTGGTCTTCCTCCTGCTGTGGATCTTCCTACCGAAGGGTATGGACATCGGCGCCTTTGCCATGATCGTGGTGCTCTCACTGCAAACGATCTGGATTTTCCGCAAGGACACAAACTCCTGGGTGAAGCTCTACGACTCCCTTGAGAAGAACTGGGTTCCCTTCACCATTCTGGTGTTCTTCGCCGCCGCCATCGGTGGTGCTGCCCAGATCATCCCGACCGTGATCGCCCAGAAAGGTGAATACGTCGATGAACGAGTGCAAAAACTCTACACCCCGCTCGAACTGGCGGGACGCGACATCTACATTGCAGAAGGCTGCTATAACTGCCACTCGCAGATGATCCGGATGTTGCCTGGCGACATCATGCGCTACGGTGACTACTCACGGATCGGAGAAAGTATCTACGACCACCCGTTCCAGTGGAGCTCCAAGCGCACCGGCCCCGATCTCGCACGCGAAGGCGGCCCCCGGGATAAAGATGGCAACTACAAGCCGATCCGCTCAGACGGGTGGCACTACAACCACATGATGGATCCACGCGAAACATCGGAAGGTTCGATCATGCCGGCCTACCCATGGTTGGCGGAGAAGGAAACCGATATCGACGCCTTGCCGAAAAAGATCTCGATCCAAGTCAACTGGCTCGGCGTCCCCTACGAAGCCATGACGGCTCACGAAATCAAAGACAAAGCCTACAAACAAGGGCTCGACATTGCCAAAGGTCTTGTTGCCAGTGGCGTCCTTCTTCCCGAGGATTTAGACAGCATGGACTCAGAGGCCAAAATCGCCGAAGAACTCTCCAAGCGCCAGATTGTCGCCTTGATCGCTTACCTACAGAAGCTGGGACAATACGACTTGGTTGACCCAAGTCAGAAAAAGGCAACCCCAGCCTTGGTCGATCCGGACCGCAAGCACCCGAACATCGCCCCTCAGACCGAGCCCTCCGCCGACGACAGCGAATAA